Proteins from a genomic interval of Trifolium pratense cultivar HEN17-A07 linkage group LG6, ARS_RC_1.1, whole genome shotgun sequence:
- the LOC123892738 gene encoding 50S ribosomal protein L5, chloroplastic-like, whose translation MATTPSLLHSSGSSFLPQFRTFPTQFSSSSLFSHGSNRHRSAVVSVKAIASGAVLVEKSEAEQVYRLKTTYNEKIVPLLIEEFSYTNIHQVPKVNKIVVNCGIGEAAQNAKGLDAAINDLALITGQRPVKTRARNSVATFKIREGQPLGIAVTLRGKIMYSFLDRVINLGLPRTRDFQGLNISSFDGNGNFNIGIKDQTVFPELKSGFGTPRGMDVCISTTAKTDQEGQKLLALMGMPFREGVENTQIVRKKKLKSHHFDAKSKGRGDRARK comes from the exons ATGGCCACAACTCCTTCTCTTCTACACTCATCTGGCTCTTCTTTTCTCCCTCAATTTCGAACTTTTCCAAcccaattttcttcttcttcattgttCTCTCATGGAAGTAACAGGCATCGAAGTGCAGTGGTGTCCGTCAAAGCCATAGCTTCTGGGGCTGTATTGGTAGAGAAGTCTGAAGCAGAGCAGGTTTATAGGCTCAAAACTACCTACAATGAGAAAATTGTTCCTTTGCTCATCGAAGAATTCTCTTACACTAACATTCATCAG GTTCCTAAAGTTAATAAGATTGTGGTAAACTGTGGTATTGGAGAAGCTGCACAAAATGCAAAAGGTTTGGATGCAGCAATTAATGATCTAGCACTGATCACTGGACAGAGACCTGTTAAGACTCGGGCGAGGAATTCTGTTGCCACTTTTAAGATCAGGGAAGGTCAACCACTTGGGATTGCTGTGACACTCAGAGGAAAA ATAATGTACTCATTCCTAGACCGCGTTATCAACTTAGGGCTTCCTAGGACAAGAGATTTTCAAGGTTTGAATATCAGCAGCTTTGATGGGAATGGGAATTTCAACATTGGTATTAAGGACCAAACTGTGTTCCCAGAGCTGAAATCTGGTTTTGGTACACCTAGAGGAATGGATGTCTGCATCTCAACAACTGCTAAAACTGATCAAGAAGGACAAAAATTATTGGCTCTCATGGGTATGCCCTTCAGAGAGGGAGTTGAGAATACCCAAATAGTTCGCAAAAAGAAGTTGAAGTCTCATCATTTTGATGCAAAATCAAAGGGTAGAGGAGATAGAGCAAGgaagtaa